A region from the Drosophila ananassae strain 14024-0371.13 chromosome 2L, ASM1763931v2, whole genome shotgun sequence genome encodes:
- the LOC6499359 gene encoding transcription termination factor 2 isoform X1, whose translation MSPPNPPTRSESPPCCSSLNHGVYLYSVTSASLDAAHPNEQSIELDSQQLEELDTMALSKDDPQRSITPPGSFLACGSLAEQEEGDARTPNEQSPRSASQILEQDTLALSIDRPIKQESPPRCSSLAQENVGSREETDSFELSSEYANDEGAIFLCAAEYAQQKAQVDELVSKVLTAEKRLSQVTDPEEKNSISERLNTLNKRLETICEFMDTLRVKEEPVEAETPRWANLFSGLNRHRKKSKLSLAAFFQNKTNIINSLKALYEPSEPKPTSEDVAEQPSLLLVTLLKHQKSGLRWMQFRERQKICGGILADDMGLGKTLSMIALVLSSLEAKKKERADKQQALRSKWTQQLCLKATKKFNLFDDEENDKEDEKYEPPTKRQLLASPDDLFDSDDDDCVENEPYPKAGTLVVCPMSVMCQWAQEVATKVAANALTVLTFHGPNRHDQQLRRFRSYDLVITSYSTVVSEYRKYGSRSLLFTVNWHRVILDEAHIIRNTKTIGCFAICQLRAIHHWALTGTPIQNRAIDVFALMQFLNVPNFQDLQQWKKYLNEGMAGHRRLGFIIKPLMLRRTKQQLQATGGMPALPPLTIQLIAVQLSEEEMAVYQVLSAISQRIFAQYLTQRDKGNSDLNYYSLENTPHFMGENFEDKYMEIYHRFLRSLGYDPRAKIQGIVILVLLLRLRQFCCHPGMMIGMLCGPMSDDEVNNLREDAEDVEGPLKSDVLSELKKYHVPGDKENYFEDENISSSNPKIKIENSDDKSSVRDEKVTILESFIKQEPSCSSSATQPDPFSGIKALQLMSPQNPIFDFSRSSAKLKLVIEKLEELLNGTGDKIIVVSQWITFIGVIRQRLNDLCWSTLDFTGQLSAKERELVLRDFNNPNNDKRVLLLSLSAGGVGLNLNVANHMLLVDLHWNPQLQKQAQDRIYRYGQKKPTFIYRFMCQETVEQRIKALQDYKLEIAKVVLPEEEGGVSTRQGGGLNLQEIKKLFSM comes from the exons ATGTCGCCGCCAA ACCCTCCGACAAGATCGGAGTCCCCGCCCTGCTGCAGTTCCTTGAACCATGGGGTCTATCTTTATTCAGTTACAAGTGCAAGTTTGGATGCCGCACATCCTAATG AACAATCCATTGAATTAGATTCCCAACAACTAGAGGAACTAGATACAATGGCACTCTCTAAAG ATGATCCCCAAAGATCAATCACTCCGCCAGGCTCTTTTCTCGCTTGTGGAAGCTTGGCCGAACAGGAAGAAGGAGATGCCAGAACTCCCAACG AACAATCCCCAAGATCAGCTTCACAGATTCTAGAACAAGATACATTGGCACTCTCCATAG ATAGGCCCATAAAACAAGAGTCACCGCCCCGCTGCAGTTCTTtggcccaagaaaacgtgggTAGTCGTGAGGAGACCGATTCATTCGAACTTTCCAGTG AATATGCCAATGATGAAGGAGCTATTTTTCTGTGCGCCGCCGAGTATGCGCAACAGAAAGCCCAGGTGGATGAGCTGGTGTCGAAGGTGCTGACAGCAGAAAAGAGGCTAAGTCAGGTGACGGATCCAGAAGAAAAAAACTCCATAAGCGAACGGTTGAATACTTTAAATAAACGTCTGGAGACTATTTGCGAGTTCATGGACACCCTGCGCGTAAAAGAGGAGCCGGTAGAAGCGGAAACACCACGGTGGGCTAACTTATTCTCCGGACTGAACCGCCACCGAAAAAAGTCCAAACTCTCCTTGGCTGCATTCttccaaaacaaaacaaacataaTCAACAGTCTCAAGGCCTTATATGAGCCATCGGAGCCAAAACCAACGTCTGAGGATGTTGCGGAACAGCCCAGCTTGCTGTTGGTCACCTTGCTGAAGCACCAGAAAAGTGGTCTTCGGTGGATGCAGTTCCGGGAGCGGCAGAAAATCTGTGGTGGAATTCTAGCCGATGATATGGGTTTGGGCAAAACGTTGAGTATGATTGCCCTCGTGCTGTCCTCCCTCGAAGCCAAAAAGAAAGAACGAGCCGACAAACAGCAAGCCCTGCGATCCAAGTGGACCCAGCAGCTATGTTTGAAGGCGACCAAAAAGTTTAACTTGTTCGATGACGAAGAGAACGACAAGGAAGACGAGAAGTATGAGCCTCCAACGAAGCGTCAGCTCTTGGCTTCACCAGACGATCTATTCGACTCCGATGACGATGACTGCGTTGAGAACGAACCCTATCCCAAGGCTGGCACTCTAGTCGTTTGCCCGATGAGTGTTATGTGCCAATGGGCCCAGGAAGTGGCCACCAAAGTAGCGGCGAATGCCCTAACG GTACTCACTTTCCATGGTCCCAATCGTCACGACCAGCAACTAAGGCGCTTTAGAAGCTATGATCTTGTCATCACATCTTACAGCACCGTTGTTAGCGAATATAGAAAATACGGAAGCAGATCTTTGCTGTTCACTGTCAACTGGCATCGAGTGATCCTCGATGAGGCCCACATCATAAGAAATACGAAAACTATCGGGTGCTTCGCCATATGCCAGCTAAGGGCTATCCACCACTGGGCGTTGACCGGCACCCCAATCCAGAATCGGGCCATAGATGTGTTCGCGCTGATGCAATTTTTAAATGTACCCAATTTCCAGGATCTGCAGCAGTGGAAGAAGTACTTGAACGAGGGAATGGCAGGCCATCGCCGACTAGGATTCATAATCAAGCCGCTAATGCTGCGCAGAACCAAACAGCAGCTGCAGGCCACTGGCGGTATGCCGGCACTACCGCCGCTAACTATTCAGTTGATCGCAGTTCAGCTCTCGGAGGAGGAAATGGCCGTCTACCAGGTCCTTTCGGCCATTTCCCAGAGAATCTTTGCCCAATACCTTACTCAGCGCGACAAAGGTAATAGCGACTTGAACTACTACTCCCTGGAGAACACACCGCACTTCATGGGCGAAAACTTTGAGGACAAGTACATGGAAATATATCACCGATTCCTGCGTTCGCTCGGCTACGATCCGAGGGCAAAGATTCAGGGTATCGTCATCCTCGTACTTCTGCTGCGCCTTCGTCAGTTCTGTTGTCATCCGGGAATGATGATTGGA ATGCTGTGTGGACCAATGAGTGATGATGAGGTGAATAATCTTCGAGAGGACGCAGAAGACGTGGAAGGTCCCCTTAAATCGGATGTTCTATCAGAATTGAAGAAGTACCATGTACCCGGTGACAAAGAAAACTACTTTGAAGACGAAAACATCAGTTCGAGTaatccaaaaattaaaatcgaGAACTCTGATGACAAGTCATCCGTTAGAGACGAGAAGGTGACTATATTGGAATCGTTCATCAAACAGGAGCCGTCATGCAGTTCCTCGGCCACTCAACCCGATCCCTTCAGCGGGATCAAGGCTCTCCAGCTCATGAGCCCGCAGAATCCTATCTTCGACTTCTCGCGCTCTTCCGCCAAGCTGAAACTAGTGATTGAAAAGTTGGAGGAATTGTTAAACGGAACTGGCGATAAGATCATTGTTGTTTCTCAATGGATAACCTTTATAGGCGTCATTCGACAGCGTTTGAACGATCTCTGCTGGTCGACGCTCGACTTCACCGGGCAGCTGTCTGCTAAGGAGCGCGAGCTTGTTCTGCGCGACTTCAATAATCCCAACAACGATAAGCGGGTGCTGCTGCTCTCCCTTTCGGCTGGCGGTGTGGGCCTAAATCTCAATGTTGCGAATCACATGCTCTTGGTCGATCTccactggaatccccagctaCAGAAACAGGCCCAGGACCGAATATACCGCTACGGCCAGAAGAAGCCCACTTTCATATATCGTTTCATGTGCCAGGAGACAGTGGAGCAGAGAATAAAGGCGCTGCAGGATTACAAGCTGGAGATCGCCAAAGTAGTTCTGCCCGAAGAAGAGGGCGGAGTTTCCACTCGCCAAGGCGGTGGTCTTAACCTCCAGGAGATAAAGAAACTCTTTTCAATGTAA
- the LOC6499359 gene encoding transcription termination factor 2 isoform X2 — MSPPNPPTRSESPPCCSSLNHGVYLYSVTSASLDAAHPNDSQQLEELDTMALSKDDPQRSITPPGSFLACGSLAEQEEGDARTPNEQSPRSASQILEQDTLALSIDRPIKQESPPRCSSLAQENVGSREETDSFELSSEYANDEGAIFLCAAEYAQQKAQVDELVSKVLTAEKRLSQVTDPEEKNSISERLNTLNKRLETICEFMDTLRVKEEPVEAETPRWANLFSGLNRHRKKSKLSLAAFFQNKTNIINSLKALYEPSEPKPTSEDVAEQPSLLLVTLLKHQKSGLRWMQFRERQKICGGILADDMGLGKTLSMIALVLSSLEAKKKERADKQQALRSKWTQQLCLKATKKFNLFDDEENDKEDEKYEPPTKRQLLASPDDLFDSDDDDCVENEPYPKAGTLVVCPMSVMCQWAQEVATKVAANALTVLTFHGPNRHDQQLRRFRSYDLVITSYSTVVSEYRKYGSRSLLFTVNWHRVILDEAHIIRNTKTIGCFAICQLRAIHHWALTGTPIQNRAIDVFALMQFLNVPNFQDLQQWKKYLNEGMAGHRRLGFIIKPLMLRRTKQQLQATGGMPALPPLTIQLIAVQLSEEEMAVYQVLSAISQRIFAQYLTQRDKGNSDLNYYSLENTPHFMGENFEDKYMEIYHRFLRSLGYDPRAKIQGIVILVLLLRLRQFCCHPGMMIGMLCGPMSDDEVNNLREDAEDVEGPLKSDVLSELKKYHVPGDKENYFEDENISSSNPKIKIENSDDKSSVRDEKVTILESFIKQEPSCSSSATQPDPFSGIKALQLMSPQNPIFDFSRSSAKLKLVIEKLEELLNGTGDKIIVVSQWITFIGVIRQRLNDLCWSTLDFTGQLSAKERELVLRDFNNPNNDKRVLLLSLSAGGVGLNLNVANHMLLVDLHWNPQLQKQAQDRIYRYGQKKPTFIYRFMCQETVEQRIKALQDYKLEIAKVVLPEEEGGVSTRQGGGLNLQEIKKLFSM; from the exons ATGTCGCCGCCAA ACCCTCCGACAAGATCGGAGTCCCCGCCCTGCTGCAGTTCCTTGAACCATGGGGTCTATCTTTATTCAGTTACAAGTGCAAGTTTGGATGCCGCACATCCTAATG ATTCCCAACAACTAGAGGAACTAGATACAATGGCACTCTCTAAAG ATGATCCCCAAAGATCAATCACTCCGCCAGGCTCTTTTCTCGCTTGTGGAAGCTTGGCCGAACAGGAAGAAGGAGATGCCAGAACTCCCAACG AACAATCCCCAAGATCAGCTTCACAGATTCTAGAACAAGATACATTGGCACTCTCCATAG ATAGGCCCATAAAACAAGAGTCACCGCCCCGCTGCAGTTCTTtggcccaagaaaacgtgggTAGTCGTGAGGAGACCGATTCATTCGAACTTTCCAGTG AATATGCCAATGATGAAGGAGCTATTTTTCTGTGCGCCGCCGAGTATGCGCAACAGAAAGCCCAGGTGGATGAGCTGGTGTCGAAGGTGCTGACAGCAGAAAAGAGGCTAAGTCAGGTGACGGATCCAGAAGAAAAAAACTCCATAAGCGAACGGTTGAATACTTTAAATAAACGTCTGGAGACTATTTGCGAGTTCATGGACACCCTGCGCGTAAAAGAGGAGCCGGTAGAAGCGGAAACACCACGGTGGGCTAACTTATTCTCCGGACTGAACCGCCACCGAAAAAAGTCCAAACTCTCCTTGGCTGCATTCttccaaaacaaaacaaacataaTCAACAGTCTCAAGGCCTTATATGAGCCATCGGAGCCAAAACCAACGTCTGAGGATGTTGCGGAACAGCCCAGCTTGCTGTTGGTCACCTTGCTGAAGCACCAGAAAAGTGGTCTTCGGTGGATGCAGTTCCGGGAGCGGCAGAAAATCTGTGGTGGAATTCTAGCCGATGATATGGGTTTGGGCAAAACGTTGAGTATGATTGCCCTCGTGCTGTCCTCCCTCGAAGCCAAAAAGAAAGAACGAGCCGACAAACAGCAAGCCCTGCGATCCAAGTGGACCCAGCAGCTATGTTTGAAGGCGACCAAAAAGTTTAACTTGTTCGATGACGAAGAGAACGACAAGGAAGACGAGAAGTATGAGCCTCCAACGAAGCGTCAGCTCTTGGCTTCACCAGACGATCTATTCGACTCCGATGACGATGACTGCGTTGAGAACGAACCCTATCCCAAGGCTGGCACTCTAGTCGTTTGCCCGATGAGTGTTATGTGCCAATGGGCCCAGGAAGTGGCCACCAAAGTAGCGGCGAATGCCCTAACG GTACTCACTTTCCATGGTCCCAATCGTCACGACCAGCAACTAAGGCGCTTTAGAAGCTATGATCTTGTCATCACATCTTACAGCACCGTTGTTAGCGAATATAGAAAATACGGAAGCAGATCTTTGCTGTTCACTGTCAACTGGCATCGAGTGATCCTCGATGAGGCCCACATCATAAGAAATACGAAAACTATCGGGTGCTTCGCCATATGCCAGCTAAGGGCTATCCACCACTGGGCGTTGACCGGCACCCCAATCCAGAATCGGGCCATAGATGTGTTCGCGCTGATGCAATTTTTAAATGTACCCAATTTCCAGGATCTGCAGCAGTGGAAGAAGTACTTGAACGAGGGAATGGCAGGCCATCGCCGACTAGGATTCATAATCAAGCCGCTAATGCTGCGCAGAACCAAACAGCAGCTGCAGGCCACTGGCGGTATGCCGGCACTACCGCCGCTAACTATTCAGTTGATCGCAGTTCAGCTCTCGGAGGAGGAAATGGCCGTCTACCAGGTCCTTTCGGCCATTTCCCAGAGAATCTTTGCCCAATACCTTACTCAGCGCGACAAAGGTAATAGCGACTTGAACTACTACTCCCTGGAGAACACACCGCACTTCATGGGCGAAAACTTTGAGGACAAGTACATGGAAATATATCACCGATTCCTGCGTTCGCTCGGCTACGATCCGAGGGCAAAGATTCAGGGTATCGTCATCCTCGTACTTCTGCTGCGCCTTCGTCAGTTCTGTTGTCATCCGGGAATGATGATTGGA ATGCTGTGTGGACCAATGAGTGATGATGAGGTGAATAATCTTCGAGAGGACGCAGAAGACGTGGAAGGTCCCCTTAAATCGGATGTTCTATCAGAATTGAAGAAGTACCATGTACCCGGTGACAAAGAAAACTACTTTGAAGACGAAAACATCAGTTCGAGTaatccaaaaattaaaatcgaGAACTCTGATGACAAGTCATCCGTTAGAGACGAGAAGGTGACTATATTGGAATCGTTCATCAAACAGGAGCCGTCATGCAGTTCCTCGGCCACTCAACCCGATCCCTTCAGCGGGATCAAGGCTCTCCAGCTCATGAGCCCGCAGAATCCTATCTTCGACTTCTCGCGCTCTTCCGCCAAGCTGAAACTAGTGATTGAAAAGTTGGAGGAATTGTTAAACGGAACTGGCGATAAGATCATTGTTGTTTCTCAATGGATAACCTTTATAGGCGTCATTCGACAGCGTTTGAACGATCTCTGCTGGTCGACGCTCGACTTCACCGGGCAGCTGTCTGCTAAGGAGCGCGAGCTTGTTCTGCGCGACTTCAATAATCCCAACAACGATAAGCGGGTGCTGCTGCTCTCCCTTTCGGCTGGCGGTGTGGGCCTAAATCTCAATGTTGCGAATCACATGCTCTTGGTCGATCTccactggaatccccagctaCAGAAACAGGCCCAGGACCGAATATACCGCTACGGCCAGAAGAAGCCCACTTTCATATATCGTTTCATGTGCCAGGAGACAGTGGAGCAGAGAATAAAGGCGCTGCAGGATTACAAGCTGGAGATCGCCAAAGTAGTTCTGCCCGAAGAAGAGGGCGGAGTTTCCACTCGCCAAGGCGGTGGTCTTAACCTCCAGGAGATAAAGAAACTCTTTTCAATGTAA
- the LOC6501227 gene encoding transcription termination factor 2: MSSDSEPYYSNEEEEEDEVISNTSSGRSSRSSRPTNRYSNANSNSGVVIDETESEAPDTELGESASESEEDSVGPGTKKTKGNRLRPPAILSDSDEDELDQRALSPCTRMSITGVRPQDLGDDDSEIEYSDEVSKSPDTPIGREDAAASRYRQAIEGPPLSPRYSTQFVGNIEETLHSTIFPVTEDVGPHEDSSGSDVLILSNKETPIEISSSSADDEVVENKENISGPPFVRPSRSYSPRSSAGAPAKTTKNLSQPTIQAALQQRKSRVKSEDQDPNQKLVSQDYYNKELHSLSKLRVELTDAEKLYEKVANKLPDKGTQILKRIENLRNEVVAKSAMVDNLQVQTPKIPAIRVMDFAKQTAMPLQDNSPDWDELSAAVNQIKPVYTGTQGMATFNNQKALTLESLKDLHGSLKDCPGPDVLAEDPKGLKVSLMDHQKHALAWMAWREQQRPRGGILADDMGLGKTLTMISSVLACKNSQESGEDKDSESDDSDDEKGKKKGAGGWNSKGRKGSYKGGTLVVCPASLLRQWENEVESKVARNKLTVCVHHGINRESKAKHLRTYDIVVTTYNIVGREHKEQAAVFGVKWRRIILDEAHVVRNHKAQSSIAVSDLRGKYRWALTGTPIQNKELDVYALLKFLRCSPFDDLNTWKKWIDNKSAGGQNRLNLLMKSLMLRRTKAQLQVEGKLNNLPNKELRMIEISLDKDEMNVYQMVMTYSRTLFAQFLFQRAEKDTEFNFRSDANKPTYNQVKDPNGAYYKMHQKFSKMAGGKKEVKSHEILVLLLRLRQICCHPGLIDAMLEGEEANNMQAESSDSDSPEIDLLAQLNKLTIKDTSTSSNHGDSFGRDEQEEPPLHGEEARVAKASKNLLKRTNPVFNLKRPSSKMLKVMEILKTSILKSKDDKAIVVSQWTSVLDILRDHLEHAGLPTLSLNGTIPVKNRQDIVNQFNNRQSDKRILLLSLTAGGVGLNLIGANHLLLLDLHWNPQLEAQAQDRIYRVGQKKDVIIYKFMCADTVEQRIKALQDKKLELANGVLTGAAVSSKLTIDDLEDLFGM, from the exons atgtccaGCGACAGTGAGCCATATTACAGCaatgaggaggaggaggaggatgaagTCATTAGCAACACCAGTTCAG GCCGATCAAGCCGATCCTCGCGCCCCACTAACCGTTATAGCAACGCAAATAGCAATTCTGGTGTCGTCATCGATGAAACAGAGTCTGAGGCACCAGATACTGAACTAGGCGAGTCCGCATCCGAGTCCGAGGAGGACAGCGTGGGCCCGGGGACCAAGAAAACTAAGGGAAACCGATTGCGCCCACCAGCAATTCTTTCCGACAGCGACGAGGACGAACTGGATCAGAGAGCTCTCTCACCTTGCACTAGAATGAGTATCACCGGAGTAAGACCACAGGATTTGGGAGATGACGACAGCGAGATCGAATACAGCGATGAGGTGTCAAAGTCCCCGGACACCCCTATTGGAAGGGAGGATGCTGCTGCCTCCCGCTACCGCCAGGCCATTGAGGGACCGCCGCTCTCACCGCGCTACAGTACTCAGTTCGTGGGCAACATCGAGGAGACTCTTCATTCCACTATTTTTCCAGTAACTGAAGATGTGGGTCCCCACGAAGATTCCAGCGGCAGCGATGTGCTGATCCTCAGCAATAAGGAGACCCCAATCGAGATTTCGAGCTCAAGTGCCGACGACGAAGTTGTTGAGAACAAAGAGAACATATCCGGTCCTCCCTTTGTACGCCCCTCGAGGTCCTATTCGCCCAGGAGCAGTGCTGGCGCTCCGGCCAAGACTACCAAAAACCTTAGTCAGCCCACGATTCAGGCGGCACTGCAGCAGCGTAAGAGCCGCGTTAAGAGCGAAGATCAAGACCCAAACCAGAAGTTGGTAAGCCAAGATTATTACAATAAGGAGTTGCACTCCCTCTCCAAGTTGCGTGTAGAACTGACCGACGCAGAGAAGCTCTACGAGAAGGTGGCTAACAAGCTGCCCGACAAGGGCACCCAGATTCTAAAGCGTATCGAAAATTTGCGTAATGAAGTAGTGGCCAAAAGCGCAATGGTGGATAATCTTCAGGTTCAGACTCCTAAGATTCCCGCCATTAGGGTGATGGATTTCGCAAAGCAGACTGCAATGCCTTTGCAAGATAACTCTCCTGACTGGGACGAACTCTCGGCGGCGGTCAATCAGATCAAGCCCGTGTATACTGGAACCCAGGGAATGGCCACGTTCAACAACCAAAAGGCTTTGACTTTGGAGTCCCTCAAG GACCTCCATGGCTCGTTGAAAGACTGTCCAGGACCCGACGTCTTGGCCGAAGATCCCAAGGGCCTGAAAGTTTCTTTGATGGACCACCAGAAGCACGCCTTAGCTTGGATGGCATGGCGTGAGCAGCAGCGTCCTCGCGGCGGTATCCTTGCCGACGACATGGGCTTGGGAAAAACCCTGACCATGATATCGTCTGTACTGGCCTGTAAGAATAGCCAGGAGAGCGGGGAGGACAAAGATTCGGAAAGCGACGACAGCGATGATGAGAAGGGCAAGAAAAAGGGCGCTGGAGGATGGAACTCTAAAGGGCGCAAAGGCT CCTACAAAGGTGGTACCTTGGTGGTGTGCCCAGCAAGTTTACTGCGTCAATGGGAGAACGAAGTGGAGTCCAAGGTGGCGCGGAACAAGCTGACCGTCTGCGTCCACCACGGTATCAATCGGGAGAGCAAAGCGAAGCATCTGCGCACCTATGACATTGTTGTTACCACTTATAATATTGTGGGCAGGGAGCACAAAGAGCAGGCCGCCGTATTCGGGGTCAAGTGGCGTCGTATCATTTTGGACGAGGCTCACGTGGTTCGGAATCACAAGGCGCAGTCTTCCATAGCAGTTAGTGATCTGCGGGGAAAGTACCGATGGGCCTTGACCGGTACCCCCATCCAAAACAAAGAGCTGGATGTTTATGCGTTGCTAAAGTTCCTTCGCTGCTCACCGTTTGACGATCTCAACACGTGGAAGAAGTGGATTGATAACAAAAGTGCCGGCGGGCAGAACCGTTTAAATCTGTTGATGAAGTCTCTCATGCTCCGGCGCACCAAGGCACAGTTGCAAGTGGAAGGCAAGCTCAATAACTTGCCCAACAAGGAGCTGCGCATGATCGAGATTTCATTGGACAAAGATGAGATGAACGTTTACCAGATGGTGATGACCTACTCGCGGACTCTGTTTGCCCAGTTCCTCTTTCAGCGTGCCGAGAAGGACACTGAGTTCAATTTCAGATCTGATGCGAACAAGCCAACTTACAATCAGGTCAAAGATCCCAATGGAGCTTACTATAAAATGCACCAGAAATTCTCCAAAATGGCTGGCGGAAAGAAAGAAGTAAAGTCCCATGAAATTTTGGTGTTGTTGCTCCGGCTGCGTCAAATTTGCTGTCATCCTGGGCTCATCGATGCG atGCTCGAGGGAGAAGAAGCCAACAATATGCAAGCTGAAAGCAGTGACAGCGACTCTCCTGAAATCGACTTGCTGGCGCAGCTTAACAAGCTGACCATCAAGGACACTTCCACTTCTTCTAATCACGGTGATAGCTTTGGGCGGGATGAACAGGAGGAGCCTCCGTTGCACGGAGAGGAAGCCCGCGTTGCAAAAGCCTCTAAAAATCTTCTAAAGAGAACCAATCCcgtttttaatttgaaacGGCCCTCGTCCAAAATGCTTAAAGTGATGGAAATCCTAAAGACCTCGATTCTAAAAAGCAAAGACGACAAAGCCATAGTCGTATCGCAGTGGACTTCGGTGCTGGATATATTACGCGACCACTTGGAACATGCGGGTTTGCCTACGCTCTCGCTGAATGGAACCATTCCCGTTAAAAACCGGCAGGACATTGTGAATCAGTTTAATAATCGGCAAAGTGACAAGCGTATCCTGTTACTGTCCCTAACCGCTGGCGGTGTGGGCTTGAATCTCATCGGTGCCAATCATCTCTTGTTGTTGGACTTGCACTGGAATCCTCAGCTGGAAGCCCAGGCCCAAGATCGTATTTACCGCGTTGGCCAAAAGAAGGATGTTATCATTTACAAGTTTATGTGCGCGGACACTGTCGAGCAGAGGATCAAGGCGTTGCAGGATAAGAAACTAGAACTGGCCAATGGCGTGTTGACCGGCGCCGCTGTCAGTTCTAAACTCACTATTGATGACCTGGAGGATCTCTTTGGAATGTAA